CACCGTCCCGATCGGCACCGGGGAGTCGGCGATGATCGCGCGGCGGATGCCGTCGATGTCGCCCCCGGTCGACAGGTCCATCACGGTGTCCGCGCCGTACTTGATGGAGTAGCGCAGCTTCTCGAGCTCGCCGTTCACGTCGCTCGTGGTCTGGCTGTTGCCGATGTTCGCGTTCACCTTGCAGAGCGACGCGATGCCGATGCACATCGGCTCGAGGTTCAGGTGGTTCTTGTTCGCGGGGATGATCATCCGGCCGCGCGCGACCTCGCTGCGGATGAGCTCGGGCGCGAGCTTCTCACGGCGGGCGACGTACTCCATCTCCTCCGTGATGATGCCCTTCCTCGCGAAGTGCATCTGGCTCTGGTTCGGGCTCCCGGCGCGCTTGCTCACCCATTCGGACCGCAACATCGACGACCTCGCTTTCGAGGTGGCCGGTTTAGGTCGCGACGGCGCGCGACGCAAGCGCCGCGTCGCGCCTGGCCGCCCGGCCACGAGCCCGCGAGACTGCGCGCCTCTGCCGGCGCTCGCCCAGCGCTCCCCGCGAGCGCGCGGCGGTCAGGGAGGCGGCGCTTCGGGGAGCTCGGTCATCATGCCGAGCGTCTGGGCGCCGGCGGCCTTCGCGCCGTCGAGCACCTCCACGACGGTGCCATAGACGGCGCCGTCGTCGGCGACGACGAAGACGATCCTGTCCTGCGGCCTGCTGTAGCGCTCGAGCAGCGGCCTGAGCTTGCCCACGAGCTCGGCGCGCTCGACCGGCTCGTCGTTCACCCGCAGCTCACCTTGCGCGCTCACCCGGACGACGAGCTGGTCGGGCGGCGGCGGGGTGTCCTGCTTGACCTGCTCGGTGTCCGGCACGCGCACGCCGATGTCCTTCTCGAGGAGCGGCGTCACGACCATGAAGATGATGAGCAGCACCAGCACGACGTCGACGAGCGGCGTCACGTTGATGTCGGAGTTCAGGGGCACCACCGGCTTGATGACGAACTTCCTCTTCGCGCTCATCGCCGCTATCTCCCCTTCAGCTCCTCGACCGCCAGCGAGACGCTCTTCGCGCCCGACTTGCGCGCCGTCTCCATCACCCTGCGGACGTCGCCGAACGAGAGGCGCTGGTCCCCCTTGACCAGCACCTTGCGCCCCGGCTGCGCCGCGAACTCGCGCGTGAGCCGCTCGGCGAGCCCGGCGTCATCGTACCTGTCGTTCTCGACCCACACCGTCTTCTCCAGCGTCACGGAGAGGATCAGCGGGTCCACCTCCTTCTTCTCCTCGTCCACCTTCGCGGCCTGCGGCAGCTTCACGTCCTTGCCGCGCTGGAGCATCGGCGTGACGACCATGAAGATGATGAGCAGGACGAGGACGACGTCGACGAGCGGCGTGACGTTGATCTCGCTCTTGGGGCCCCTCTGCGGGCCGACACCCATCCCCATTGGAACGCTCGCTTCCCTTCTGGGCGCGTCACCGCGCGCCGCGCCGCGGGCGCGAGGCGCCGGGCGCCGCGCTCCGCGGAGAGGCGCGCGGCGTGTCGCGCGGGTCCCCTGTCAAGCAGCCTCTTCGGCGGCCGGCGCGAGGCGCCCGTCGAGCCGCTTCGCCACGACGTCGAGGAGCTCGTTCGACGACTCCGAGATGTCGATCGACCGGGCTTCGACCCAGCCCTGGAGATAGTTGTACCCCATGACGGCCGGGATCGCGACGATCAGCCCGAAGGCGGTCGTGATGAGCGCCTCCGCGATACCCGCCGAGACGGTGCCGAGGCCGCCGGAGCCGGAGGCCGCCATCTGCTGGAACGCCGTCACGATGCCCATGACCGTCCCGAGGAGGCCGACGAACGGCGCCGTGGATCCGACCGTGGCGAGCAGTCCATAACCTCGCTTCAGGCTGAGCACCTCGCGCTGCGCCTGCCGCTCGAGCGCCCGCGAGACCGACTCGAACACTCCCTCGCGCTCGTGCCCCTGCGCCGGCAGCCGCGAGGGCGCGTTCGAGGCAAAGGCGGCGAGCCCGGCGCCGATGACGCGCCCGAGATAGCCGAGCTCGCCGCCCGGCCTGGCGGCGGTCCAGGCCCCCTCGAGCTCGCCCCGGGCGAGCATCGGCCCGACCCGCGCCGCGAACGCGCGGGAGGCCGCGCGCGACAGGAACGACACGACGAGGCGCTCGCCCAAGACGATCAGCGACGCAACGGACATGATGGCCAGCGCGAAGACAATCAGCTTCGCGAAGACCCCCATGTGGCCCCACAGCTCGATCAACGTGAATTGCATCGTCTCGCGCCTCCTGGCGCCCCATGTCGCGTGATGGTTCTGGTGATGCTGGAGCAGCAACTCTGGTGGTGCTGGAGCAGCAGCTCCGGTGATGCTGGAGCAGCAACTCCGGTGATGCTGGAGCAGCAGCTCGGGTGATGCTGGAGCAGCAGCTCTGTGGATACGGAGCGGACTCGGCAGCACCGCAGCGCGGACCCACCCGTACCCTTACATGCTCCAGCGGTTCAATAACACTCCTGCGCGTCCGGACGTCAAGGGAGCTTGAGCCGGATGGGGAACACGTAGTCCACCGAGACCGGGCGCCCCTGGTACATGACGGGGGTGTAGCGATGCGTCGCGAGCGCATCGAGGATCGCCCGGTCCATGTGAGGAAGCGACTTGGCCATCCGGCAGCCGGTCAGCGAGCCGTCCAGCTTGATAATGCACTTGACAATCGCGAGCCCCTCGACCCGCGCGGCGAGCGCCTCGCGCGTGTACTGCGGGTCGCGCCCCGCGATCTTCGAAGGGCGGGTCATTCCGGCGCCGAACGCCAGCACCACGTTCTGCGGAGGCGCCGTGCTGCCCAGCTGGCCGCCGACCTTGCCGCCCAGCTGACCGCCCATCTGCCCGCCGACCTCGCCGCCGACGGTGCCCCCCTGAACGCCGCCCTGGACTCCCCCCTCGACGCCGCCCGGCTGCTCCGGCGCGTCCTCCTTGACCGGCTCCGGCTTCGGCTCTGGCTCAGGCGCCTTGGCCTTGGGCTTCTCCGGCATGTCGTAGATGGTGTCAGGCGTCTTGACGGGCTTCGGCTGCTCGACGCGCTCCACCTTCGGCGGGCGCTTCGCGCCGCCGCCCGGAGGAGGCGGCGGCGGCGGCGGAGGTGGCGGCGGCGCCGGGGCGAAAAATGTGACCTCGACGTCCTTCGGCTTCTCGGTTCGAGGGCGTGTGGCCTGCCAGAGGATCGCCCCCGCGATCGCCACGTGGGCGATGATGGAGAGCGCTGTCCCCGTCCCTAGCCGCCCCTGGGTGGCGGTAGCGCGACCTAGTACCGAGTCGAACATGAGGGGTCGTAACTCCTAGGACTCGAGCCGATCGAGGTAGAGAAGCCGCGACGTATGGAAGCGTGCGGCGCCTACCCGGAGTGTACAAGCGAGCGAGTCCTACAAAAAAGTCTATTGTCTGGCGCGATTCCTGTCTAGGGTAAGGAAGGACTCGAGGGGCATACACTTCTGGAGGGAATTCCGTGAAGTTTCTCGAAAAGAGGCTGGTACACGGAGGGCGCCCACGTGCGCCGTTGGGGCCGTGGGCGGCGTTGCTGCTGCTCGCGATGACT
The DNA window shown above is from Sorangium aterium and carries:
- a CDS encoding ExbD/TolR family protein, whose protein sequence is MGMGVGPQRGPKSEINVTPLVDVVLVLLIIFMVVTPMLQRGKDVKLPQAAKVDEEKKEVDPLILSVTLEKTVWVENDRYDDAGLAERLTREFAAQPGRKVLVKGDQRLSFGDVRRVMETARKSGAKSVSLAVEELKGR
- a CDS encoding ExbD/TolR family protein; protein product: MSAKRKFVIKPVVPLNSDINVTPLVDVVLVLLIIFMVVTPLLEKDIGVRVPDTEQVKQDTPPPPDQLVVRVSAQGELRVNDEPVERAELVGKLRPLLERYSRPQDRIVFVVADDGAVYGTVVEVLDGAKAAGAQTLGMMTELPEAPPP
- a CDS encoding energy transducer TonB → MFDSVLGRATATQGRLGTGTALSIIAHVAIAGAILWQATRPRTEKPKDVEVTFFAPAPPPPPPPPPPPPGGGAKRPPKVERVEQPKPVKTPDTIYDMPEKPKAKAPEPEPKPEPVKEDAPEQPGGVEGGVQGGVQGGTVGGEVGGQMGGQLGGKVGGQLGSTAPPQNVVLAFGAGMTRPSKIAGRDPQYTREALAARVEGLAIVKCIIKLDGSLTGCRMAKSLPHMDRAILDALATHRYTPVMYQGRPVSVDYVFPIRLKLP
- a CDS encoding MotA/TolQ/ExbB proton channel family protein, giving the protein MQFTLIELWGHMGVFAKLIVFALAIMSVASLIVLGERLVVSFLSRAASRAFAARVGPMLARGELEGAWTAARPGGELGYLGRVIGAGLAAFASNAPSRLPAQGHEREGVFESVSRALERQAQREVLSLKRGYGLLATVGSTAPFVGLLGTVMGIVTAFQQMAASGSGGLGTVSAGIAEALITTAFGLIVAIPAVMGYNYLQGWVEARSIDISESSNELLDVVAKRLDGRLAPAAEEAA